The Tubulanus polymorphus chromosome 4, tnTubPoly1.2, whole genome shotgun sequence genomic interval ATGTATAagaccaaaaatacataaagaggatTATGTATTTTCGAAAGATCATATACGTAGACCTAGATAGTAAGGCTCAATTGACAAGATTTCATGTGTTAGTCAAATAGAACCTTTGTTGCTACTTTGCATTTGCTTTCAATGATATATGCTTGAGAcaaatgtttgttttattttccagTTGGTCATTGTCACGCTAAAGTAGTACATGCCGGAAATCAACAAATGTCCAAAATTGGTGCATCATATGGCTTCATATCAGATGTACAATCTGTTTATGCTAAGAGATTGATAGAAACTCTACCTCATGGTCTGTGtgtttgttattttgtaaactcGGGGTAAGATTCCAAATTCATTGCCACATTTAACTGCATTAGTTGATGCTTTGTTCCTTTAACCCAAGCCGCCCGTATCCGCCCTGCCTATTGCTCCTCTTAAGCCACCCGGCACTTTTTTCGTGTGCTGCACGTAAACGGttatagtgggattcgaaacccCATAGCTTATGTTAAACTACACACCTATTTCCTCGAAATACCAAACAGAAGTCAACataatcttatttcaatttctcgagTATTTCGAGTTTGAACATGACACATCTGAGCGTTCGcttcaaatccaagtaagtttGGATGAATCTCGAGGGGCCAAAAAGACAtgattttggtggcccacctTATCAAATCTTCCATCATATGAAAGCCTTTtctatttactacaaaataacactaACTTGTAATGCATGGAAATGAACAGCAAATGAGCTATTCAGTTCGTGATGAACTTAAGATTttaccttgaattttctgaggagtaattCACACTGCAGAGTgcaattcctgagtgctaattGGTTAATGTGTATAGTAATacaaaatctaaatttttagggttttatgttatttcacagaaaaccctattgatatccgcgtgattattattattattattttcttccacactatttttaccaaaagaacataggctttgttaccttaccgctgtttcatatacaatccatataatatcgttcagctcactgagatctacaaatagcccgcgtgttttttcacgaatcatcgttacaaaagcgctgtcgggctgtaaacatcgaaaatttagccccattcaatggggcgacatgtttttcgagtcgtcatcccgaaatcaacccgcaggccgactgtcacttcgattatcaattcaagtataaatgaactaatttattgccgcagacttcacattcagtcgcggtcttcaaacagtgattttaacaatagcccatttttctcatcaaatcatattaccgatacactggaaatttactactttagattttaaaagcactgtcgagccgtaaacatcgacgaatcgacgtgtgttactacatcgacgTTCCGGGGATGAGCTGcaagtttctcctcatcatgagaatcaaatcgagtacaaattaatttattactaccagtgatttggctgcgggtttcaaggagttagtttaacaatacctatttttctttaccgaattaaccgtgtatttactaagataaatctttagtgtaccggggaatcgtaggcctaaactaaacaggccgaagagatatggcggagaaaagctgttatgtcgacgaggtatcaaaataaaagaatatattactttattcggccgcgggcttcaaccatttatcaatactctatatttcctacagtacataccgatcattgtcaaatgcacgaggtatttactaaatacaagtatataacacactcctatccgtatgctggactcacacttgacattcggagtaagcgttcgctgtgggggaaaggagatcgttcgctgtgtcgcttgaaatgtttatcgagttttacgcgaccttaaggctttagtatggtggctgataagataaaaaaacacgaatatgcaaatgagggcgacattacgacaaaacgacaaaactaaaataacgcgagaaaacaatgattttgattttgtcgcccgcgacaattcattattttggttttgtcacacgcggcaattcaatattttggttttatcgcccgggacaattcattattttggttttatcacttgcgacaattcattattttggttttgtcgcccgcgataattcattattttggttttttcgcccgagacaattcattattttggttttgtcgccggcgacaattcattattacggttttgtcgccccgacaattctttttttggttttgtcgcccgcgacaattcattagtttggttttgtcgcccgcgacaattcaatattttggttttatcgcccgcaacaattcattattttggttttgtcgcccgagacaattcatcattttggttttatcgcccgcgacaattcattatttttgttttgtcgcccgcgacaattcaccattttggatttgtcgcctggacaattcaccattttggttttgtcgcccgcgacaattcattattttggttttgttgcccccacaattctttttttggttttgtcgcccgcgacaattcattagtttggttttgtcgcccgcgacaattcaatattttggttttatcgcccacgacaattcatcactttggttttatctccagcgacaattcattattttggttttgtcgcccgggacaattcttcttttggttttgacgcccgcgacaattcatttttttggttttatattttgtttttgtcgcccgcgacaatttctttttaggttttgtcgcccgcgacaattcattattttggttttatcgcccgcgacaattcaatattttggttttatcgcccgcgataattcaatattttggttttattgcccgcgacaattcattatttttgttttgtcgcacgagataattcattattttggttttatcgcccgcgacaattcattattttggttttgtcacccgaagaaaattttgaagacgctttgatcaattaccttgatctttcgtttatatttgaatctaccaaaggcccatcagcataagaaaattgggtgaTCTGACTCAaaatggccgtcctatgacctttttagtgcccaaaaatgtcaattttggccagaattctaggtcctgtagcttcctactggtttgccatttctcattgcaattgctgatggatattctttagagagggatgttttatacctgggacaggtatttttgatcagccaattatgacgcaattggcggccatcttggtgtcatcagtactcattcgtaggtgggaaaaagtttttccacaattaattgatacctaagcatattgtgttactatattcaactggaaagttgtagcccataatgtgttctatgattttggtgagtttcaaggtttttgtatgtggccatcagggggcgttgaataatacaataacttagtatcgctatattatatttgtaccaaggtaTATTTTGTCACCATGATCaatggcaaagttgtagttcatgacatcgtctatgattgtggtgagtttttaaggacattagttattccatatagtcaccagggggcgttgaatagtagaaaagcttagtttttccttattagattggtacctaggcatattttgttaccatgatccattgcaaagttgtagttcatgacatgtactacgattgtggtgagttttaaggtcattgggttttgcatatggtcaccagggggcattgaatagtagaataacttagtatttccatattaaattggtaacgaggcatattttgttatcacaatcaattacaaaatcatagctgctcacatgttctatgattgtggtgggtttcaaggtcattggtttttgtatatggtcactagagggcgttatgtattgaaattgttagattgttgagcatttgaaaccactgcccaagtgagcatggtgtccctggacccctagtttggttttgtcgcccgcgacaattcattattttggttttgtcgcacgcaacaattcaatagtttgtttttgtcgtccgcgacaattcattattttggttttatcgcccgcaacaattcaatattttggttttaacgcccgcgacaattcattattgtggttttatcgcccgcgacaattcattattttggttttatcgcccgagacaattcattatttttgttttgtcgcccgtgcaattcaatattttggttttgtcacccgcgacaattcataattttggttttgtcgcccgtggttttgtcggaacattaagtttttggtcgaacagtgtgttaaggttgttttggaaatttacttggtctggtatattttggattactgtgtatgtcatttgtcaggacattaaacagaagacgacttaggatactaccttgcgtgactccactagttagaccgtctcattccaagatgaggcgttccgttgatttcggttacaagtttccgttcagagataactgctgtgccatttgggcgacctatcattgatactgtttcctaatagcctgttcagtaatggctgatgttgagccttatcaaatgctttgttgaaatccaccgttgaacaggattctaagactgtgcagaaaacccattatcgctgctttgctgctatatttgtttttaatgttcTTAGGGCACATGTCATTGGTCCGTCTGTAGACAGAATTGAGACGCTTCGATAGATTGTCTTCTTATTTGGTATATTCAGATATATTTTACTTGACCCTAGAGGATTTAAAAGTGGTTGAATGGCAGCATTGATGATTTTCATTCGCCATAATGGGCATTTTTTCgcatttttatgtttttaaggGAAATTTTAATTAGGTCCAACAATGAAGTTGTTTTATCAATTAACTGGGGGAAATATCAGTCTGCTGTCCTTACAAACAAGTTATCAGTTAACACGAATATCCTAGGAGGAAAATGTGATGGGTGTTATATGAAAAATCTATTTATCGAAACTGAGAGAAAGATTTTCCGAATTTACTTATTTTGTACTGAATTATAAAAAATTCCCGTGTTTTTCAGGTCTGAAGCTTGTGATTTAGCTGTACGTTTAGCTCGTACTTATACCGGCCATAAAGATGTGATTTGCTTAGAAGAGTAAGTGCGTACTAAAATCTCAAGAAACAAAATTGATCAACTTGATCATTTGTACATTTTTTTATGGAGATTCATTGTGTCGATGTGTTTCAGTCTGGTTATAGATTTAGCAAAAAATGAAGGGTCTTGGAAAGTCAGGACTTGGTCAGTTTGTATAGCCTAAGCAAACATTCCTCACAAAATTCATAGATAAATTCATAGATAGTGAAGAAAATTGTAATCAAGGTATCCAAATGATGATGTCTTTAAGGGGTGTACCAAATTTGGTGTAAGCtaagaaaattcattttggttGCAATCTTTGTTTTGCGATGTATACGGTCTCTGGTTTTTCAGCTCATTCAACGGAAGTACTTCGGTATCTTTAGAAGTCAGTCCAGCCATGTGGAAGAAAATGCGTAATCACAAGCagaaatcatggagtcacgtTGTAAgttatattgatatttcaataatatttaGATAATCTAAGTTTTATGTCAAATATTTTGCCTAGGATTGCATTTTTCTCAAACCATATCTCATGGCCCATTGTTGCTTCTACTACCACTTCACTCTGGGAAATTTGGTGTACAGTTATAACAGACTCAATGCGAATAAAGGAATGATATCTACATTTAAGGCTCCTACTCCGGATTTATATCGTGGTAAATATGCAGGAGATCCACACGccattcaaaaatatctacagGATTCTTCGCTGATGATGCAATCTGCTCAGGCTGAAGGTAGACAGGTAAAAAGAATAAACTGCCCCACTGGTGTACCAACGAATACCTTCCTGAATCCTCTGAAGGTACGAATTCTAAAATAATTTTCTGGTAATCGTTTTTCTAGTTTGCAGGTTTGATTCACGAATCGGTGTTTTCTCACGTCGGAATGATCAACCCGCCTAAAAACTATTGGAAATCGTTTTACAGGTAAAGTTGAGATCAATtaaagggatcattcatttattacgtacgcatgaaaattgaatttttcaacttcccctctgtacgcaaaatcggccattttttcttatacattaagcattacattacgcaattgcactgacccctttCCCCTTCCCTAATGCggatgtaataaatgaatgaccccaaaTTAATCATAGATTCAAAGGGATTCGAGTTAATCTGACGatcatgaatttttcaaaatgtgttttgtatattttaagtATGGTACGGGATTCCGGAGGTGTTTGTATTGCTAATGAATGTAGTACTGGTTTGGGGAGGTGCGGCGAGACGTTCTGGGGTTTTCAAATGCATGGTAAGATCTATTATAACTATGTATTATTTTGTGGTGGTCAGGTAGGCATGTTTTCGAAACTTGCAAAGCCTTATATGTTGGAAATAATCCCCGACCCATTAAATAAGTCCAAAGCGTTACAATACATAGCTCAAATTTAAGGATGGCAGCGGCTTTAATCCTCAGTGACATCGGTAGAATCTGACGGATAGAAGTTTGCTGAAATCAATACTTtcagcccacttgggactttcaTCCCAGCGGTAGTTCACTTTTCAAAGGTTTATCTGTCTCAGCCTGTCTGCCAATCTATAGACAGAATTTAGTTTTCTAAATCTTCAACCCAAAAATTGGCTTGTTCGATATTGTAACGAATCACCTCCGTCATCTAAGATCTTCAACATCTCACCTTTATTCTACCGCAGAGGAACAAGACTGCTTCCGGTCTGAGAATACTGAGTGTTTTTGCGAAAATCTGAACACAAAAATATCGGTTTGTAAAAACCAATCTGAGAGCAAAGTCTCAATGATCGGCTTAGCTGCaaaaatcagcaggtgttcatgTGAACTTGCGGTATCTTAATACCGTTATACACTGCTTAGTGTTTATGGATAGACAATTCTACTTCAAGTTCCATCTCTGTGAAATCTCTAGTTCATGCCGTTTTGGCGAGGAAGTGTTATTTGCAAggaaattcatccttgacaattgtgCATGGGTCAGGGAAAAAAGCATTTTCTAAAATCGGTGCTAGGGCATAGATGACGTTGATATGCTAATAAGCAAAAGAATATATTCGGGTTATTGGTTCTTGCTATCTCCTTGTCTGTGTTACTTAAAAAACACGATTGTACTGTGTAGATTCGGGTGAGCTGTCTGTGGTTTATAGCCGTTTCATGATAGGATATTACATATAGGACCGACCTAAAAGAGCGAACCAGGTCTGGTCCAAATTTTGGACTGTACTTCGGTAGTATGAATTCAATTGTATTAAATTATCGTCATTGATTCGTCATCTAACTGATTGATGTAGTTTTTGGATTTCATATAATTTGTACATCGCCTGAAAATTTCAGGCATTTCTCTGCGATCTTTCATCGGTTAGCTGTACATACCCTGTTATGTGCGGGATAGTGTGCCGCCTAATGGGGGTAGGCTAGTTTCGGATCATTTTACTTTATAATCGAATGTTAGTTCACCATAAAAACCTTGAAAAAACCTTAAAATTGTTCTCGGATACCAAATCTTTACCTTGTTCTGGTCAAGAAACCAGATTGAATGAAAGAATCaacgttttattttttcttttcaatatacatgtgtaactgCATGTTATTGTTTGGTTATGATACGCAGTAAACAGTTGGTGAAGACATTCTCGTCTGATTTAACAAGGATCTACGCATTTCTGATCACCCTGACATCCGAAACCGCAACATTTTTGAACACTCGGACAATCATTATCCTCAGAACACTGTGGATCCCCTTCTAAGACAGTGCAGATAGTGACAACGTTGCTGACTGGACATTGTCCGGCTCTTTGCGCCGGTACTGTATGGGTGCGATCCTGACACGTCATGAATCCGCAAACTGTTGAACAGCATTTTTCCGGTAGCGGACAATCGCTGTCTTGCGCGC includes:
- the LOC141903742 gene encoding uncharacterized protein LOC141903742, whose amino-acid sequence is MHNMKTICLSVVLAVSLYSTNIVDATSRPGTCEVFQYLAPCASPPFDPNECAQDSDCPLPEKCCSTVCGFMTCQDRTHTVPAQRAGQCPVSNVVTICTVLEGDPQCSEDNDCPSVQKCCGFGCQGDQKCVDPC